A single window of uncultured Pseudodesulfovibrio sp. DNA harbors:
- the rlmD gene encoding 23S rRNA (uracil(1939)-C(5))-methyltransferase RlmD: protein MPLKKDDLIECTIESLAFGGRGVARVDGMAVFVADALPGDTVKARIVRAKKRFAEGVAETLVTPSSYRVEPKCAHFGQCGGCALQNLDYDEQLAQKAAQVQSSLSRIGRVDVPMDAPAASPTIWKYRNKMEFAFERRDGGLHLGLRSQLPASEKGLAPVLDIEECHLCAERDIEILRMVREFCRESGIAAYDPKTQNGFWRHLVIRHTALGEVMVHVITTPDTRKFQQVEALGEALVERFTELTSFVHSSRSQRSTLAVGEYVEFRLGTKAIEEKVGHARYHISPNTFFQTNSAGAEKLFDTIREYGEFDGSETLLDLYCGAGAIGVYMADSVERVIGFEISEESIAKAFSSAKLNGLENCDFAVGSLDDGLGDLKRLPEFDLVVVDPPRSGMHENMSKALLQLAPPKIVAVSCDPATLARDVKRLSDKYEIKRARAVDMFPHTHHIETVALLVRK, encoded by the coding sequence ATGCCATTAAAGAAAGATGATCTCATCGAATGTACTATAGAATCCCTTGCCTTTGGCGGCAGAGGGGTGGCCCGTGTGGACGGTATGGCCGTCTTTGTGGCGGACGCATTGCCCGGCGACACCGTGAAGGCTCGTATCGTCCGTGCCAAGAAACGTTTTGCCGAGGGCGTAGCCGAAACATTGGTGACTCCTTCATCATATCGTGTGGAACCGAAGTGTGCGCATTTTGGTCAGTGCGGTGGATGTGCGTTGCAGAATCTTGATTATGACGAACAGCTTGCTCAGAAAGCGGCCCAGGTCCAGAGTTCATTGTCCCGCATAGGTAGAGTGGACGTGCCCATGGATGCTCCGGCGGCTTCTCCGACCATCTGGAAATATCGTAACAAGATGGAATTTGCTTTTGAGCGGCGTGACGGCGGTCTGCACCTCGGTCTGCGGAGTCAACTTCCGGCAAGTGAGAAAGGGCTGGCTCCGGTTCTCGACATCGAGGAATGTCATCTGTGTGCCGAACGTGATATTGAAATTTTACGTATGGTGCGCGAGTTTTGTCGTGAGTCCGGCATTGCCGCTTACGATCCCAAGACCCAGAATGGTTTTTGGCGGCATCTCGTCATACGTCACACTGCGCTTGGCGAAGTCATGGTCCATGTGATCACTACCCCGGATACACGGAAGTTTCAGCAAGTCGAAGCATTGGGTGAAGCTCTGGTGGAGCGGTTCACTGAGTTGACCTCTTTTGTTCACTCTTCCCGTTCTCAGCGTAGCACTTTGGCCGTCGGTGAGTATGTGGAATTCCGTCTCGGCACAAAGGCTATCGAAGAGAAAGTCGGGCATGCCCGCTATCATATTTCTCCCAATACATTCTTTCAGACCAACTCCGCCGGAGCCGAAAAGTTGTTCGACACCATTCGTGAGTATGGTGAGTTCGACGGCTCCGAGACATTGCTTGATCTGTATTGTGGCGCTGGGGCTATCGGTGTGTATATGGCTGACTCTGTAGAACGCGTTATTGGTTTCGAGATCAGTGAAGAATCCATTGCCAAGGCCTTTTCGTCTGCCAAGCTCAACGGCTTGGAAAATTGTGACTTCGCGGTTGGTTCTTTGGATGATGGGCTTGGCGATCTCAAGCGGTTGCCTGAGTTCGATCTCGTGGTTGTTGACCCGCCTCGTTCCGGCATGCACGAAAACATGTCCAAGGCCCTTCTCCAGTTGGCTCCGCCAAAAATTGTGGCTGTATCCTGTGATCCCGCAACCTTGGCTCGCGATGTGAAGCGATTGTCCGACAAATACGAAATCAAGCGTGCGCGTGCCGTGGACATGTTCCCGCATACGCATCATATCGAGACGGTGGCCTTGTTGGTTCGCAAATAA
- a CDS encoding ATP-binding protein — translation MSILFGDYIRGRRELRRKENPEYSIRQVAKRIGIHHSYLSKVERGEPSTLSERSVLALARELEENPDLLMAMNGKLSEEVRRAVFDAPELFLSFVHRAKSSSRSCVVDSEMAVLHSLRNMKVVQINTDMDIVSAQEGGKCARGLKGHKCYESLFGTESPCEGCPAMQALKSGVYSVGEVVFGNDDVRLVGSSPFFNGGATSIGTTNVVVDISSGKKVEQFFKENKQLVLHDIRSPLAGIIGMLRSMQENKNFTSEQVDDLAVMTKTAEILLNHVSMALDFQLIESGQMEPRPSWVNVAELVHLLAKGFDADERFCGVKLDVTFKGNPLGKHEMLWAKVDSGMTMRMLGCLMTNAFEASKIGDTVRVNLENGKFLSFKVSNSEEVPREVRDSFFEKYSTVGKSGGLGLGAYGAKVMAESMGGTIDYTSSKDDGTTVVVTLPSLEGYT, via the coding sequence ATGAGTATACTTTTTGGAGACTATATCCGAGGACGGCGTGAGTTACGAAGAAAAGAAAATCCAGAGTATTCCATCCGGCAAGTTGCGAAAAGAATAGGTATTCACCACTCCTATTTGAGCAAGGTTGAGCGGGGTGAGCCTTCAACGCTTTCCGAGCGGTCTGTACTGGCTCTCGCACGTGAACTGGAGGAGAATCCAGACTTGCTGATGGCAATGAATGGGAAGTTGTCAGAAGAGGTTCGTCGTGCTGTTTTCGATGCACCGGAACTTTTTCTCAGTTTTGTTCATCGGGCTAAATCTTCGTCACGGTCATGCGTAGTCGATTCTGAAATGGCGGTTCTGCACAGTTTGCGAAATATGAAAGTCGTTCAAATAAATACAGATATGGATATTGTCTCGGCTCAGGAGGGCGGAAAGTGCGCACGAGGGCTTAAAGGACATAAGTGTTATGAAAGTCTTTTTGGAACAGAAAGCCCCTGTGAAGGGTGCCCCGCCATGCAGGCGCTAAAGAGTGGTGTGTATAGTGTTGGAGAGGTTGTTTTTGGCAATGATGATGTCAGATTGGTGGGGAGTTCTCCTTTCTTTAACGGCGGAGCGACCTCAATAGGTACAACCAACGTGGTTGTGGATATTTCATCTGGCAAGAAGGTTGAGCAGTTTTTTAAAGAAAACAAGCAGCTTGTGCTTCATGACATTCGATCCCCGTTGGCTGGTATAATTGGTATGCTTCGTTCCATGCAGGAGAACAAGAATTTTACCAGTGAGCAAGTGGACGATCTGGCTGTTATGACCAAAACGGCGGAAATTTTATTAAACCATGTGTCCATGGCTCTTGATTTTCAATTGATAGAGTCAGGTCAGATGGAGCCTCGACCATCTTGGGTAAATGTTGCTGAACTGGTTCACCTGTTGGCAAAAGGCTTTGATGCTGATGAACGCTTTTGCGGAGTGAAGCTTGATGTGACTTTCAAAGGGAATCCTTTAGGCAAACATGAAATGTTGTGGGCTAAAGTTGATAGTGGAATGACTATGCGGATGCTTGGTTGTTTGATGACGAATGCTTTTGAGGCCTCGAAAATAGGGGATACAGTCCGTGTCAATTTGGAAAATGGTAAGTTTTTGTCATTCAAAGTTTCCAATTCGGAAGAAGTCCCCCGAGAGGTGCGAGATTCTTTTTTTGAAAAGTATTCGACGGTCGGGAAGTCCGGTGGTCTCGGTTTGGGAGCCTATGGGGCAAAAGTTATGGCTGAAAGCATGGGGGGAACCATTGATTACACGAGCAGTAAAGACGACGGGACAACCGTGGTTGTTACATTGCCGTCTCTAGAGGGATATACTTAG